Proteins found in one Triticum urartu cultivar G1812 chromosome 4, Tu2.1, whole genome shotgun sequence genomic segment:
- the LOC125550247 gene encoding probable galacturonosyltransferase-like 1 translates to MLSMSRAPLLLALLLLCAAGAEAAAAPLPRFREAPHFTNSASARCPAPLPPASGKDGAACSPRAAVHVAMTLDASYLRGTMAAVLSVLRHASCPESVYFHFLTAAGSPTRTAELVAAVRASFPSLAFRAYPFDESRVAGRISASVRGALDRPLNYARSYLATTLPACVRRVVYLDSDVVLTDDVAALAATALPEGAAVAAPEYCGANFTAYFTPGFWASPALARTFRGRRACYFNTGVMVLDLPRWRAAGYTAQIEGWMELQRRVRIYELGSLPPFLLVFAGRIAAVDHRWNQHGLGGDNYQGLCRGLHAGPVSLLHWSGKGKPWDRLDAGRPCPLDAVWAKYDLLRPDTGIDAVL, encoded by the coding sequence ATGCTTAGCATGTCGCGCGCCCCGCTCCTCCTCGCCCTGCTCCTCCTCTGCGCCGCCGGCGCGGAGGCCGCGGCCGCGCCCCTGCCCAGGTTCAGGGAGGCGCCGCACTTCACCAACTCGGCCTCCGCGCGCTGCCCGGCGCCGCTCCCGCCCGCGTCCGGCAAGGACGGCGCGGCCTGCTCGCCGCGCGCGGCCGTGCACGTGGCGATGACGCTGGACGCGTCCTACCTGCGGGGCACCATGGCCGCGGTGCTCTCCGTCCTGCGCCACGCCTCCTGCCCGGAGTCCGTCTACTTCCACTTCCTCACCGCGGCCGGGTCACCCACCCGGACGGCGGAGCTGGTGGCCGCCGTGCGCGCGTCGTTCCCGTCGCTGGCGTTCCGGGCGTACCCGTTCGACGAGTCGCGGGTGGCGGGCCGCATCTCGGCGTCCGTCCGGGGCGCGCTCGACCGGCCGCTCAACTACGCGCGCTCCTACCTGGCCACTACGCTCCCCGCCTGCGTGCGCCGGGTCGTCTACCTCGACTCCGACGTCGTGCTCACCGACGACGTCGCCGCGCTCGCCGCCACGGCGCTCCCGGAGGGCGCGGCCGTGGCGGCGCCCGAGTACTGCGGGGCCAACTTCACCGCCTACTTCACGCCGGGGTTCTGGGCGAGCCCGGCGCTCGCCCGGACCTTCCGCGGGCGCCGCGCGTGCTACTTCAACACGGGCGTCATGGTGCTCGACCTGCCCCGGTGGCGGGCGGCCGGGTACACGGCGCAGATCGAGGGGTGGATGGAGCTGCAGCGGCGGGTGCGCATCTACGAGCTCGGCTCCCTGCCGCCCTTCCTCCTCGTGTTCGCCGGCCGCATCGCCGCCGTCGACCACCGCTGGAACCAGCACGGCCTCGGCGGCGACAACTACCAAGGCCTCTGCCGCGGCCTGCACGCCGGCCCCGTCTCCCTGCTGCACTGGAGCGGCAAGGGCAAGCCGTGGGACCGGCTCGACGCCGGCCGGCCCTGCCCGCTCGACGCCGTCTGGGCCAAGTACGACCTCCTTCGCCCGGACACCGGGATTGACGCCGTCTTGTGA
- the LOC125550245 gene encoding protein TANC1-like, translating to MATGRRRAVGGGRPRGGGSAAASGSMGYISASVNLMGAHLGMRRMNSEQSEAIKRVIESSDVVDPDRAMRMMDNVNASDSDSSDNNEEMEDYGPLHEAAGTGRMDTCKYLVEELGFDINADANNDSGMTPLACAVARGKAIAVRYLLDKGANLNKQDSVGFSPLHYATKKGNDGLVRLLLSKGASPDISSCEGTPLHVAVSDGNYGIVQSLLQHDADPNRVFSDLGTPMTAAVLCADVICVAGKISVSAALKCMKLLHKAGAGLNCTTPDTPLVIATSKDLTECVQYLLEVGADANIPSNYNGTTPIEIAADSGRRELVEILFPYTKPIQRVSNWSVDGIITHAKSKHLKDKGKQCDKASKVKQSDKDSKVKRKEDASARKSSSEEKVIQDKKAELKSLGAKAVEEKDYAGASKFYSEAVKVDPKDATLYSNRSLCHLRIGEAHDALVDADACIRLRPDWPKGYCRKGAALTVLKDHKEACDAYMAAVKLDPSNQELHEAFWEAVAAMKAELGAGQSGSSSDSD from the exons ATGGCGACGGGGAGGCGCCGCGCCGTCGGCGGCGGCCGGCCCCGCGGGGGCGGGTCGGCGGCTGCGTCGGGGAGCATGGGCTACATCTCGGCCAGCGTCAACCTCATGGGCGCCCACCTCGGGATGCGCCGCATGA ACAGCGAGCAGTCGGAGGCGATTAAGCGCGTCATCGAGTCCTCGGACGTCGTCGACCCCGACCGCGCCATGA GGATGATGGACAATGTGAATGCGAGCGACAGTGATTCGTCGGATAACAACGAGGAGATGGAGGACTATGGGCCGCTGCACGAGGCGGCCGGCACGGGGAGGATGGACACTTGCAAGTACCTGGTGGAGGAGCTTGGGTTCGACATCAATGCTGATGCCAACAATGATTCGG GCATGACACCCTTGGCTTGTGCGGTGGCGCGTGGTAAAGCAATTGCTGTGAGGTATTTGCTTGACAAAGGTGCTAATCTGAATAAGCAAGACAGTGTAGGCTTTTCTCCTCTGCACTATGCTACAAAGAAAG GAAACGATGGGCTGGTACGACTGTTGCTATCCAAAGGAGCTAGTCCTGATATATCCTCTTGTGAAGGGACGCCACTACACGTGGCTGTGTCGGATGGGAATTATGGCATCGTCCAGTCTTTATTGCAGCATGATGCAGAT CCAAACAGGGTTTTTTCAGATTTAGGAACACCCATGACTGCTGCAGTTCTTTGTGCTGATGTTATTTGTGTCGCTGGAAAAATTTCTGTGTCTGCTGCTTTGAAGTGCATGAAGCTTCTTCACAAG GCTGGTGCTGGTTTGAACTGTACGACTCCTGATACTCCATTGGTGATAGCAACCAGCAAAGACTTAACTGAATGTGTCCAGTACTTGTTGGAGGTCGGTGCAGATGCCAATATTCCAAGCAACTAT AACGGTACGACACCAATAGAAATCGCTGCAGACTCTGGAAGAAGAGAGCTCGTGGAGATTCTATTTCCATACACTAAACCCATTCAACGTGTGTCAAACTGGAGTGTTGATGGAATCATTACCCACGCAAAATCAAAGCACTTGAAGGACAAG GGTAAGCAATGTGATAAGGCCAGCAAGGTTAAGCAAAGTGATAAGGACAGCAAGGTTAAGCGGAAAGAGGATGCCAGTGCACGGAAGTCCTCTTCCGAG GAGAAGGTAATTCAAGATAAGAAGGCTGAGCTGAAATCACTTGGTGCAAAAGCAGTAGAGGAAAAGGACTATGCCGGTGCATCAAAATTCTACAGCGAG GCAGTCAAAGTGGATCCTAAAGATGCAACGCTCTATTCAAACAGGAGCCTATGCCATCTAAGGATTGGTGAAGCACATGATGCTCTGGTGGATGCTGATGCTTGCATCAGGCTGCGGCCTGATTGGCCAAAGGGTTACTGCCGGAAAGGAGCTGCCTTAACAGTGCTCAAG GATCACAAGGAAGCATGCGATGCGTACATGGCTGCGGTGAAACTGGATCCATcaaatcaggagttgcatgaagCATTTTG GGAGGCGGTTGCGGCAATGAAGGCGGAACTTGGCGCTGGACAAAGCGGCAGCTCATCGGACTCTGATTAG
- the LOC125550246 gene encoding E3 ubiquitin-protein ligase RNF5-like has translation MAANVGESEAVGGSSSDAAGGSFECNICFELPQEPIVTLCGHLFCWPCLYRWLHMHANTPECPVCKAIVEEDKLVPLYGRGKDRVDPRSKNTPGGDIPQRPAGQRPATAQQADPNNNFGNAHANPWFMGMGGAGAGAGVPLANGRWGNYAFSAAFGGLFPMLSFQMHGFPDPAAYAQPAGFHYGFGHGHGFHGGHMGHAHGVPRQGPLGQQQQQADVYLKALLIMVGVLVIASLLAA, from the coding sequence ATGGCTGCCAATGTTGGGGAATCAGAGGCAGTTGGTGGCAGCAGCAGCGATGCAGCTGGAGGGAGCTTCGAGTGCAATATTTGCTTTGAGTTGCCGCAAGAGCCAATAGTAACTCTCTGTGGCCACCTATTCTGCTGGCCGTGCCTCTACAGATGGCTGCACATGCACGCCAACACACCAGAGTGCCCTGTGTGCAAGGCCATTGTTGAAGAAGACAAGCTTGTCCCCCTTTATGGCCGTGGCAAGGACCGCGTCGACCCAAGGTCAAAGAACACGCCTGGAGGCGACATTCCTCAGCGCCCAGCTGGCCAGAGGCCTGCTACAGCCCAACAGGCTGATCCGAACAACAATTTTGGCAACGCCCATGCAAATCCATGGTTCATGGGCAtggggggcgcgggggcgggggcgggagTTCCACTGGCGAATGGACGGTGGGGCAACTATGCGTTCTCGGCTGCGTTTGGGGGCCTGTTCCCTATGCTTAGCTTCCAAATGCATGGGTTCCCAGATCCAGCTGCATATGCTCAGCCTGCCGGGTTTCACTATGGGTTTGGTCACGGCCATGGGTTCCATGGCGGGCATATGGGGCACGCCCACGGCGTCCCCCGCCAAGGACCGCTagggcagcagcagcagcaggcaGATGTCTACCTGAAGGCCCTTCTCATCATGGTTGGAGTTCTTGTGATCGCAAGCCTCCTCGCAGCTTAA